ccggtgacaggattcgaacccgtgtcacctcccagtctcggcgtagaAAGCGATCAccttaaccactacgccacgggagctggttttctCCCGCGCTTGCTGTAAAGTAACATATACGTGTTGCCCGAAAGCAGAGAAACAAAAAGCGATGGCGGTTGATAgagcaagtttatttgtcctcacGAACTGTTTCGAAAaagttacagtacatatcttttcacgtcttgtaacaggcttcactggagctttaggtgcttcaaCACCTAACAGCAGTTCATAAGCCAATCGCAGTGTGCAAACCCAATATGTACAGGTGTACAGTTTTCGAAAACAGCTGGGCCAGgtgtgttgttgttgccgatggctgcagAAGCACTGAAAAAACGATGTATTGATTATGCGTAACTCTGAACGAAAATCACTGTTATGAATAGGCAATCGATGTTGATTttgtatttgaacaccaaaacACACGTGTCACAAACGTTCGTAGATCAAAGTGAATGAACGGTTGCGACGTgagggcaactagcataaccacacataaaatttgattagcggcatatccgGAACGCAGAAGTTACGGCAACGCACTGCACTATGAAACGCCTCTAACGTACAGAGTTACTCGTAAATGCTGTACGTAATACGCTTGACGCGATAAACCTGTATTACTTCCTTCGGTAACAAAAAGTaaccaaacttgtcttaccgttcacctgcgggACATCGGAAGAAGGAGTGCGGACTTCCTCACGAAAGATTTCAACGTCCTTTGGAGGTACAGGGATGCCTTGTCATGTTTGCCTTCCCTGTGCTGCGACGATCAGCTGGGTGAGTCATTCCATGTTCACATTTGCGAGGCTTTGCACACGCAACGTCAGAAAATGGACGTTCACTACGTTCACTTTCTAGTCACACCAATCACTCCGGTATAATGGGTGACGGCAGGCAAAGCATGGTACGAAAAGAGAGAGGCCATCATATGGTACTGATGTTGCTGCAGGCTGCAACTATATAAATCAACTGCTCAAGAGTTGCCGCCATTCTTCAAAGCAGGTTTAATAGTAACGTGGAGTTACTCGTTACAATAACTCGTTACTGCAATATCGCAAGCTGCATCCTCCTTAGTGAGGTACGGCAGCCACGTGCGTCTGACTCCGCTTTCCTGTGGTTGCGCGGTAAACGCTATAAATTTAACGCCTCTCAGTAAGCGACGAGCTTTTGAAAGGCTCAAGTACCCTCATTTAATTGTCAACAAAGATATCAATTTAAATTCCTCGTTATACTTTAATTTTGCGGGACCTTCTCCACTGCGAAGTGCACACTTTCTCAATATTGTGCCCTTCATCCCGCGCATAGAGGTATTTAAATGTTGTTTTTTCCCACGCACAATATGTTTACGGAATTCAGTTCCTGGTGCAGGACCCCTCCCATGAAGGACTTTCTGTATCCATGCAAGGCTGTTCCTACCATATCCTTAACAAGGCTGCAGTATGAAGTAGAAAAATGTGTTTTGGCTGTACATTAGGAGACGTAGATGACGTTCATCAGAGCGACAAGCGGTGTATTTAAAATGACGGAGGGCACTGTGTACTAAAAACTTGGCGCGTTTACAACTCATAGAACCTAAACTTCCAAAGTCTGCTTTGTGCTCCGTTGAAGAACCAACAAAACGAGATCAAAACCACCAAATGTCTCGCTAAACAAGCAcataaatgtaggcttctttcgTCACATCAAATGCGGGTATAGCTTTCGCATGAATAAAACTATTTATACAAAACGTCTTGCCCCGCTCGTTGTGAGACTAACAACAACTTTAGTacatgatgatgaatggggtgtttcatcgccaggggcgatactctacccaattgctggtggtgatgtggggaagtTATGAGACTAAACACTTATTGTTGTGAGACTAAGATCTGATTTGATTATAGAGAAGTTAAGAACCAGAACGTGTGTATTAGtaacttaactggtaacgagCTCATTTTGTCCAGTAACTTCCCCATCTCTAGTAATATGTCTGAAATACGTTACGTAGTACTTCACTACCACGTGGTGCCCCTCCGCCAATCGCAGGCGGCCTCCCACTCTTTACCGTAGCGAACGTGTAGCAGACGGCGCGCCGCTCCGTGACGCAGACGAAGCCAACACTTGTGTCACGCCCCTCTCGCGCTCCTGGTGCCTGCGAGCCCCATTCATTCGTTTCTAGTAGTTGGTGGCAAACGGCCACAGTATTAAAGCCTTCTTGTACTTCCTGCCTGGTCCGTCCACCAACTACATACGTTTGTGGGCGCTGCGATCAGCTCGGAAGCTACCAATTTTTGACACAAAGAAATTAATATGAAAAGTATGAACGACTGAGACGTACTGACTTGTGTGTGTCATCATTTAAAAAAGCAAAACATGGAGATGTTGGCCAAACTCTACATTGGACTGGCGGCTTCAGCACGCTTAGGGTGGCGAGATATAGCTGCCAGATTTCTAAGTGAGCTGAGGTAGCCCCACTTGTGAAGTCACAAGCTCCATATTATTTTGGAGCTTGAGTCCGTTTTTAACtgaaatccaatccaatccagtgaTCGGGTAAACCTTTCCTGTGTAATCATAAAATTACGGTAAAATGATGGGAGAACATTGTTACAATGAAACACGTACCTTGGAAATGTACCCGTTAGAGTCCTTGTCGAATACCTTGAAAGCTGCCATAAGGTCATCCATGATGTCGTCTTTCACCCCCATCCTCGTAGACATCCAGGAAAGGAATTCTTCCTCGCTGATGAGCCCTTCATCTGTGTAGTCCTCTATCAGAAACAGCATTCGACATACACGCATTACCCTACCTGCACCCGAAGCCTGTACTATCAGAGCGTTGATCATGGCGTCCGTGAACATGATGCCCAAGTTGTCCAACATCACTTTCAGTTCATTTGCGTTCACACGACCATCCTGGTTTTGGTCTAGTAAGGAGAAGGCTGCCTTCaactctgaaaaataaaaagggaGGGACATGATGGCCTTCTCTGACACGAACTGGAGATATTTTTGTCTATTGTTTTCTTCATTTTACTTCTTGGTGTAGCGAGGAATTGAATTGTAGCAGATTGGTAACAGATTGGTAATTGTAACAGATTGGAACAGAATTGTAACATGTGATTGTAACAGAGGGAGAAATTGGGCCTATGCCACGTTGTTACAAAAATTTAATATTTTTTGGCTATTAACTGCTTGTCCCAGGGTGCGTACCTTTTCAGGTAAATATGCATTGACTTCCTCATGGTACAGTATTTTGTAATGTAGTTTGTAGAGTACACCCTGAAGGAACGTTATTTGCACCTTACGTGTATAAACCTATACCTAGAGGGTATATTTTGAAAACCCTGTGGTACACTTTCGGAGTGACAACCATCAATTGATGTTGCCCTCTCAGATGTTTATTTTCGAACA
This portion of the Ornithodoros turicata isolate Travis chromosome 3, ASM3712646v1, whole genome shotgun sequence genome encodes:
- the LOC135388547 gene encoding calcium-binding protein E63-1-like isoform X2; the encoded protein is MSVEPSTPRAPPRKYGGATVRKTARRRSQTPVPQPVETLPESQIQELKAAFSLLDQNQDGRVNANELKVMLDNLGIMFTDAMINALIVQASGADEGLISEEEFLSWMSTRMGVKDDIMDDLMAAFKVFDKDSNGYISKDELKQAMEMIGEKLSDQELDSMLEATDTDKDGRINYQEFVTVLL